A stretch of Pseudomonas sp. LS.1a DNA encodes these proteins:
- a CDS encoding gamma-carboxygeranoyl-CoA hydratase, which yields MSDFSTLEVIRDPRGFATLWLSREDKNNAFNAQMIRELIVALDQLAEDASLRFVLLRGRGRHFSAGADLAWMQQSAQLDFNTNLDDARELGELMYALHRLKVPTLAVVQGAAFGGALGLISCCDMAIGAEDAQLCLSEVRIGLAPAVISPFVVKAIGERAARRYALTAERFSGVRARELGLLAEVYPASELDAQVEAWVANLLQNSPQALRATKDLLREVDAGELSPALRRYCENTIARIRVSAEGQEGLRAFLEKRRPAWQTDDKKEPRP from the coding sequence ATGAGCGATTTCAGCACCCTCGAAGTGATCCGCGACCCGCGCGGCTTCGCCACCCTGTGGCTGAGCCGCGAGGACAAGAACAACGCCTTCAACGCGCAGATGATCCGCGAACTGATCGTCGCCCTCGACCAGCTGGCCGAGGACGCCAGCCTGCGCTTCGTGCTGTTGCGCGGCCGTGGCCGACACTTCAGCGCCGGCGCCGACCTGGCCTGGATGCAGCAGTCGGCGCAGCTGGACTTCAACACCAACCTGGATGATGCCCGCGAGCTGGGCGAACTGATGTATGCCCTGCACCGCCTCAAGGTGCCGACCCTGGCCGTGGTCCAAGGTGCCGCCTTTGGTGGCGCGCTGGGCCTGATCAGCTGCTGCGACATGGCCATCGGCGCCGAAGACGCCCAGCTGTGCCTGTCGGAAGTGCGCATCGGCCTGGCCCCGGCAGTGATCAGCCCGTTCGTGGTCAAGGCCATCGGCGAGCGCGCCGCACGCCGCTACGCCCTCACCGCCGAACGTTTCAGTGGCGTGCGGGCCCGCGAGCTGGGCCTGCTGGCCGAGGTGTACCCGGCCAGCGAACTGGACGCCCAGGTCGAAGCCTGGGTCGCCAACCTGCTGCAGAACAGCCCGCAAGCGCTGCGCGCCACCAAGGACCTGCTGCGCGAAGTGGACGCCGGCGAACTCAGCCCGGCGCTGCGCCGCTATTGCGAAAACACCATCGCCCGCATCCGCGTCAGCGCCGAAGGCCAGGAGGGCCTGCGCGCCTTCCTGGAAAAACGCCGCCCCGCCTGGCAAACCGATGACAAGAAGGAGCCGCGCCCATGA